In Paenibacillus xylanilyticus, the genomic window TCATGAAAATATTCAACAGCAGCAAAAAAGGACCCTGGGTTAAGGGTCCTTTTTTTGTTTACATCACATCTGTGATTTCTTTATTTTTTTGAACAACCTTACTACTCCTGCCTTTCAGCTGACAGCTTGCCCGAAGATAGATCCTGCAGGATGATTTTAGCCTTAACCGTACTCCCGTCCTTACGTTTGAAAGACAGCACCTGAGTGCTTCCCTTCTCGATCAAGGACTTTAACATCGTACTGGTTATTTTTTTGCCAACGTACTCTTTCCAGATGACAAACCCGCAGCCTTCCTTAAATCGCGTACACCCATAGCCTTTTTTTCCCTCAATAATCTGACCGGTGCATCCAGGTGAGGGACAAGATGCCAAGGGCTCACGAACACCGGCATTTGCCGAGCTCGCAGATGCAGTCTTTGCTACTGAGACTGCTGTGTTACTCGATTTGGAGACAGATCCTGAAGACTGCCGTGATGATTTGGCAGCTGATGCTGCTGTTCTCGCTGTTGTTTTCGTTCCTGATTTTAAGGATTTTGCTCCCCTGCCTTTGCCACGTCCCCCGCGTGAATCTTCCCCGAAGGCGTCTGCAGGTGCAGGAGCTTGTACACGCACCTTATCAATGATGGACATCGTAAATTTCTTCACGTTCTCCATAAACTTGTCCTGACCGGCTTCCCCTTTGGAGATCTGATACAATCTTCTCTCCCATTGTCCAGTCATCTCCGGAGAGGTTAACAAATCAACTCCAGCTCGCCGAATCAATTCGATCGCTGTTCGGCCTTTTAACGTCAGCTGCATTTTTTTCCCCTGCATCGTGATATAACCAACATTTTTGAGCCGCTCGATGGTTGCAGCTCGTGTTGCTGGCGTGCCCAGACCGCTGTCCTTCATGGCATCTCGAAGTTCCTCGTTTTCGATCTGCTTCCCCGCACTTTCCATCGCTTTCAGCAAAGTTCCCTCTGTATAACTTTTGGGAGGTTGGGTTGCTTTTTCCTTGAACTCGCTCTTGCTGCACTGCACTGGAAGTTCAGGCTGCACAGAGAACGACTTATCCGTCCATTCTTCGGATTCTTCTTCCTCATTATTGTTCTTCTTCGTTTTTTTCTTTCCCGAGCCATTCTGCTCTTGATCTGCAGAAGGCAGAACGACTTTCCACCCGAGTGACAGCAGTTCCTTCACAGAAGTTTTGAACTGATGCTGCTCTACTTCAGTAAGTACGGTATGCTGTTTATACTCTGCAGGCGGATAGAAATGAGACAAGAATCGTCTGACGATCAGGTCGTAGATGTTCTGCTCATCCTTCGATAAGGTACCTGGCCTTTTTAATGTAGGTAAAATGGCATGGTGATCCTCAACCTTGGAAGGATTGCAGACTCCCTTGTTATTTTTATGAACCAATTCAGGCTTTGCACCAATGGCCAGTTCACTATAGGGGCCGTTCTTCAGCAGGTTTAATGTTTTGTGCATACCCTCAATATTCTGTTCCGTAACATAGTTGGAATTCGTCCGCGGATAGGAAATAACCTTGTGTTTCTCGTACAAGGCCTGTGCAATGTCCAGTGTCTTCTTCGCTCCATACCCATACTTGGCATTGGCTTCACGCTGCAGCAGAGTCAGATCATATAGTCTGTACGGATACTCCTTCGTTTGCTTCGCCTCGTACTTGGTAATATGTCCGGTCTTGCCCTTCACACTGCTCGCTATCGCTTCAGCAGCCTCCGCGTCTGTGAGCTTGTCTCCTTGGCGTAAGCCTCTGTACTCTACACCCTCCTGACGGAACCAGGCGGCGACTTCATAAAATGTCTGTGATTGAAATGCCTCAATCTCCATTTCCCGATCATAGATCAACGCAAGAACCGGTGTCTGTACTCGTCCCACAGATAACAGCGCGTTATGCCGAGTCGTAAAGGCTCGTGATGCGTTCATGCCAATCAGCCAATCGGCCTCACTTCGGGCGCGAGCAGCATGAGTCAGATTTTCGAACTCTGATGCATCCTTAAGCCCGTCAAAGCCACGCTTAATGCTCTCTGCAGTCAGGTCCGAAATCCATAGTCGTTTAACTGGCTGACGCAGCTTCAACTGCTGTTGAATCAATGCAAAAATATACTGGCCTTCACGCCCGGCATCACATGCATTTACGATCGATGATGCTCGTTTGGCAAGCTCTCCAATGATCTTCAGTTGATCTTTTGTTCTGGGATTCGGCACAATTTTGAACTGATCCGGAATAATGGGCAGATCCGCAATATTCCATCGTTTGTATTTCGTATCATATGCATCCGGTTCAGCAAGCCCGAGCAGATGACCAATCGCCCAAGTGATAATGTAATGCTCACCTTCAAGATAACTGCGATTGTTCTTGGCTCTTGGTTCTATGACGGCGGCAATGGTTCGACCCATATCAGGCTTTTCCGCTATAACCAATGTCTTCATCCGTCCATCTCTCCTCCTTCACCGTCCGCATGACGGCAAAAAGGGGCCTTCCGCCCACGGAAGCCCCTTGCTTCTGAATCCTATTATATCAGATTTTGATTCCGGGAGCATCCTCCGTGGAACAATTAACCTGCTGCTTGTTCATTTACGGCCTGCTTTTCCCTGCATTCCCTGCATACGCCCTGAAAGTCAAGACGATGATCCGTCACGGCAAATCCGTATTGACGTTCAATCTGCTGCTCCAGACGAAGCAACCCATCTTCCATAATTTCTTCCACTTTTCCGCACTCTGTACAGATCAAATGATGGTGATGATGGGAGCCATCTGTACTCCGCAGATCGAAGCGTGCAGCACCATCTCCAAAATTAATCTTCTCTACAACCTGAAGATCACTTAGCAGCTCTAATGTCCGATATACGGTTGCTAGGCCGATCTCAGGAAACTGCTCCTTAACCAGCAGAAACACTTCCTCCGCACTGAAATGATCCTTTTCATGTTCAAGCAGCACACGTACAGTCACTTCACGTTGTTGTGTCAATTTATATCCTTTGTCTACCAATTGCTTTTTAATGTCAAATATTTGTTCTGTAATGGACTTCTCCCGGTTTCTTGCCATAACTGGTCGCACCTCCGGATTTAATTCTCTATTTAACAAGGTTATTTGTCATCTTATTTATAATTATTATAATCTAATAATAAGTCTTTATGACTTAAAATGCAATGCTATACCGCACACTAGCTCAAATTATTTGTTACGCAGGTGGAATAGTGAAGTAAAAAAACAACTCCACTAATAAACTGTACCCTATGTAAAGGACATTTCTAAAAAAGACCTATGTTGCTTCAAGAAGATGATCTCTGTATTGTACAGGGGTCATCCTTTTTAGATTCCACTGGTATCTGTAGTGGTTGTAGTAGGTCATATATGCTTTAATTTCTCGTTTGACTTCGTCCAGTGTGGTGCAGTTCTTCAAGGAAACTTCATCCTTAAAATGACCAAAGAACGACTCCTGCGGTGCGTTATCCCAGCAATTTCCTCGTCTGGACATGGATTGCCCCAAACCCATACGTTTCACTTTCTCCTGAAAATCCGGATGCGTGTAGTGGGTTCCTTGATCGGAATGAATGAAGGCATCTTGACTCCGCTTGAATCTGCGATTTTTCTGTAAGTGGAGCAATGTGTTAGTCGCCAGATCCATGGTCATTCGTTCTGATACGTGATAAGCCAAAATCTCATTGGTCGAACTATCTTTAATGGTGGACAAATAAGCTCTCTTACTTTTGCCATAATTGAGGTAGGTAATATCGGTTAAAAGCACCTTTCCAGGCACGCTCTGTTTAAAGTTGCGTTGTAACAAATTAGGTACCGCCCGATGTTCGTGGGTTGCCTTCATCATTCGTTTGTATGGATTGGCTTTTCGATGGGGACATACGATATTATATTTTTTCATGATCCTTCGAATTCGCTTGAGATTCCAAACGATCTGAAATTGCCCTTCTAGCGTCATTTTGATGGAGCGAGCCCCCTTGTTACGTTTTTTAAATTGGAAGGCTCGGCGGACGT contains:
- a CDS encoding type IA DNA topoisomerase, giving the protein MKTLVIAEKPDMGRTIAAVIEPRAKNNRSYLEGEHYIITWAIGHLLGLAEPDAYDTKYKRWNIADLPIIPDQFKIVPNPRTKDQLKIIGELAKRASSIVNACDAGREGQYIFALIQQQLKLRQPVKRLWISDLTAESIKRGFDGLKDASEFENLTHAARARSEADWLIGMNASRAFTTRHNALLSVGRVQTPVLALIYDREMEIEAFQSQTFYEVAAWFRQEGVEYRGLRQGDKLTDAEAAEAIASSVKGKTGHITKYEAKQTKEYPYRLYDLTLLQREANAKYGYGAKKTLDIAQALYEKHKVISYPRTNSNYVTEQNIEGMHKTLNLLKNGPYSELAIGAKPELVHKNNKGVCNPSKVEDHHAILPTLKRPGTLSKDEQNIYDLIVRRFLSHFYPPAEYKQHTVLTEVEQHQFKTSVKELLSLGWKVVLPSADQEQNGSGKKKTKKNNNEEEESEEWTDKSFSVQPELPVQCSKSEFKEKATQPPKSYTEGTLLKAMESAGKQIENEELRDAMKDSGLGTPATRAATIERLKNVGYITMQGKKMQLTLKGRTAIELIRRAGVDLLTSPEMTGQWERRLYQISKGEAGQDKFMENVKKFTMSIIDKVRVQAPAPADAFGEDSRGGRGKGRGAKSLKSGTKTTARTAASAAKSSRQSSGSVSKSSNTAVSVAKTASASSANAGVREPLASCPSPGCTGQIIEGKKGYGCTRFKEGCGFVIWKEYVGKKITSTMLKSLIEKGSTQVLSFKRKDGSTVKAKIILQDLSSGKLSAERQE
- a CDS encoding Fur family transcriptional regulator → MARNREKSITEQIFDIKKQLVDKGYKLTQQREVTVRVLLEHEKDHFSAEEVFLLVKEQFPEIGLATVYRTLELLSDLQVVEKINFGDGAARFDLRSTDGSHHHHHLICTECGKVEEIMEDGLLRLEQQIERQYGFAVTDHRLDFQGVCRECREKQAVNEQAAG
- a CDS encoding IS3 family transposase (programmed frameshift), yielding MSKKKFTSNEVRHLSTNPYVKSVSTKGITYTEAFKQLFIISSQQGKLPRDIFEACGFDVQILGMTRIKAAAGRWRASYKEQGDLGLHDARGKHSGRPLKRELTLEEKNARLEAQIHLLQAENELLKKIRLAERGEPRVKLTPSLRYRLIKAVIEKYHLQRMVSYLCESTGVSTSGYYRYWSASGIRVRTQKERVDEEISVHVRRAFQFKKRNKGARSIKMTLEGQFQIVWNLKRIRRIMKKYNIVCPHRKANPYKRMMKATHEHRAVPNLLQRNFKQSVPGKVLLTDITYLNYGKSKRAYLSTIKDSSTNEILAYHVSERMTMDLATNTLLHLQKNRRFKRSQDAFIHSDQGTHYTHPDFQEKVKRMGLGQSMSRRGNCWDNAPQESFFGHFKDEVSLKNCTTLDEVKREIKAYMTYYNHYRYQWNLKRMTPVQYRDHLLEAT